From a single Adhaeribacter swui genomic region:
- a CDS encoding NAD(P)/FAD-dependent oxidoreductase codes for MATIIDNSRNAKIAETGQPRVVIVGGGFAGLELVKALRGTELQVILIDKQNFHTFQPLLYQVGTAAVEADSIIYPFRKIFDEQQNFYFRLAEVQSVDTVNQMVETSIGLLRYDYLVIATGATTNFYGDEVIQKNAISIKNIQDALALRNTILSNFEKALQIDDDEQLNSLMDYVIVGGGPTGVELAGALSELRKHVFPRDYKELDFIKMDIHLIQSGDLLLKGMSAEASQKAREYLESFGVKILFNRKVKAYDGYTVTLDNGDTLITRTLIWAAGVTGAPIAGLRKESLLRGNRLQTDEYNRITGYQNIFAIGDIAAIVTPDHPEGHPMLAQPAMQQGKLLGENLKRLIKNQPLHPFHYHDKGAMATIGRNQAVADLKIFKKEIKTQGFVAWFIWAFIHLISIIGFRNRLFVLVNWIGSYFTYDKGIRLILGKPKENIPVEAVTEKAVG; via the coding sequence ATGGCTACCATTATAGATAATTCAAGAAATGCCAAAATAGCCGAAACGGGGCAACCGCGGGTAGTAATTGTGGGCGGCGGCTTTGCCGGCCTGGAATTGGTAAAAGCTTTACGCGGCACCGAACTGCAGGTAATCTTAATTGATAAGCAAAATTTTCATACGTTTCAGCCTTTGTTGTACCAGGTGGGCACCGCCGCCGTAGAAGCCGATTCCATTATTTACCCTTTCCGGAAAATTTTTGATGAGCAGCAGAATTTTTATTTCCGGCTGGCCGAAGTGCAATCCGTAGATACGGTAAACCAAATGGTAGAAACGTCGATTGGTTTGCTGCGCTATGATTATTTGGTAATTGCCACCGGAGCTACCACTAATTTTTACGGCGACGAAGTAATTCAGAAAAACGCCATTTCCATTAAAAACATTCAGGATGCTTTGGCGCTGCGCAACACTATTTTGAGCAATTTTGAAAAAGCACTGCAAATAGACGACGACGAGCAACTAAACAGTTTAATGGACTACGTAATCGTGGGGGGCGGACCTACTGGCGTAGAACTCGCTGGTGCATTGAGTGAGTTGCGCAAACACGTTTTCCCGAGGGATTACAAAGAGTTGGATTTTATAAAAATGGACATTCATTTGATTCAAAGCGGCGATTTGTTGCTCAAAGGCATGTCGGCGGAAGCTTCTCAGAAAGCCCGGGAATACCTGGAAAGCTTCGGCGTAAAAATTTTGTTTAACCGCAAGGTAAAAGCATACGATGGCTATACCGTAACCCTGGACAATGGCGATACCTTAATTACCCGAACTTTAATCTGGGCAGCCGGTGTAACTGGCGCGCCCATAGCCGGACTGCGCAAAGAAAGTTTACTGCGCGGCAACCGCCTGCAAACCGACGAATACAACCGTATAACCGGTTACCAGAACATTTTTGCCATTGGCGATATTGCCGCGATAGTTACCCCGGATCACCCTGAAGGTCATCCCATGCTGGCGCAACCCGCCATGCAGCAAGGCAAATTGCTCGGCGAAAATTTAAAAAGGCTAATAAAAAACCAGCCTTTGCACCCCTTTCATTACCACGATAAAGGTGCCATGGCCACCATTGGCCGCAACCAGGCCGTAGCGGATTTAAAAATTTTTAAAAAAGAAATTAAAACCCAAGGGTTTGTTGCCTGGTTTATCTGGGCTTTTATTCACCTGATTTCCATTATTGGTTTCCGGAACCGCTTGTTTGTGCTGGTTAACTGGATTGGCAGTTATTTTACTTACGACAAAGGCATCCGCCTGATTCTGGGAAAACCCAAAGAAAACATTCCGGTAGAAGCGGTAACAGAAAAGGCGGTTGGTTAA
- a CDS encoding GyrI-like domain-containing protein, which yields MYLRNEWLPEKFMLEKSRRMTFSENQTPELWRSFMPLRGQIKNKANANLYSVEEYDPGFFAAFNPKKAFIKWAAQEVVSLLDVPSGLETLIIPAGLYAVFLHRGSASTGAETYAFIFNHWLPASGYQLDQRPHLAIMGEKYKNEDPNSEEEIWIPVK from the coding sequence ATGTACCTCCGAAATGAATGGCTCCCGGAAAAGTTTATGCTGGAAAAATCCCGCCGAATGACTTTTTCAGAAAACCAAACCCCGGAACTATGGCGCTCCTTCATGCCCCTCCGGGGGCAAATTAAAAACAAAGCCAACGCTAATTTATATTCGGTGGAAGAATACGATCCTGGCTTTTTTGCCGCGTTCAACCCAAAAAAAGCTTTTATTAAATGGGCGGCTCAGGAAGTTGTTAGTTTATTGGATGTGCCCTCCGGTTTAGAAACTTTAATTATACCTGCCGGACTATACGCTGTTTTTCTACACCGCGGATCAGCCAGTACTGGTGCCGAAACCTACGCGTTTATTTTCAACCATTGGCTTCCTGCGTCCGGTTATCAATTAGACCAGCGGCCACATCTGGCAATTATGGGTGAAAAGTATAAAAACGAAGACCCTAATTCGGAAGAAGAAATTTGGATTCCGGTAAAATAG
- a CDS encoding DUF3179 domain-containing (seleno)protein gives MLGISVQNQARAYPIQYLGYHHQVLDSVNNKPIMVTYCTVCRSGRVFEPIVNGKHEQFRLVGMDHFNAMFEDKTTGSWWRQATGEAIAGKLKGQKLPEVASAQVTLAEWLKLYPQSLIMQPDKTFTAEYDSLSNYETGKRKGSLTRRDTLSWQPKSWVVGVTLGPASKAYDWNTLRKERIIYDELDQKPIAVILGDDDQSFTALQRTNKNQKFTLTGNILYDSFNQYHLLGTALNPVVPALPKLNAYQEYWHSWQSFHPETKKYEETISR, from the coding sequence GTGTTGGGAATTAGTGTTCAAAACCAGGCACGCGCTTACCCCATTCAATATTTAGGTTACCACCACCAGGTACTGGACTCAGTGAATAATAAACCCATTATGGTTACCTATTGCACGGTTTGCCGCTCGGGCCGCGTGTTTGAACCTATCGTAAACGGAAAACACGAACAATTCCGGCTCGTGGGTATGGATCATTTTAATGCTATGTTCGAAGATAAGACTACCGGCAGTTGGTGGCGCCAGGCTACCGGCGAAGCTATCGCGGGTAAACTAAAAGGTCAAAAACTGCCGGAAGTAGCCAGTGCGCAGGTAACATTAGCCGAATGGTTAAAGCTGTACCCCCAAAGTTTAATTATGCAACCCGACAAAACTTTTACCGCCGAGTACGATAGTTTAAGCAATTACGAAACTGGTAAACGCAAGGGCTCCCTTACTCGCCGCGATACATTGTCGTGGCAACCCAAGTCGTGGGTGGTGGGTGTAACCTTGGGTCCAGCCAGCAAAGCTTACGACTGGAATACCTTACGGAAAGAACGCATTATTTACGATGAGTTAGATCAAAAACCCATTGCCGTAATTTTGGGAGATGATGACCAGAGTTTTACTGCCTTGCAACGAACCAACAAAAATCAAAAATTTACTTTAACCGGTAATATCTTATATGATTCGTTTAATCAATACCATTTACTAGGCACTGCGCTTAACCCGGTAGTTCCTGCTTTACCTAAACTAAACGCTTACCAGGAGTATTGGCACAGTTGGCAATCTTTTCATCCGGAAACCAAAAAATACGAAGAAACTATATCCCGCTAA
- a CDS encoding bleomycin resistance protein, whose amino-acid sequence MISKVIPKLPFIDKQQTLAFYVDQLGFQLQSDYGDYLIIDLHEVELHFFAYPNLEPAKSDFMIYLRVDTAIEKLYQQIQTAGVLIHPNGSLKRKLWHQKEFSVIDPNGTLLTFGQAAV is encoded by the coding sequence ATGATTTCGAAAGTAATACCCAAACTGCCTTTTATTGATAAACAACAAACCCTTGCCTTTTACGTAGATCAATTAGGCTTTCAGTTGCAGTCTGATTACGGCGATTACCTGATTATCGACTTGCATGAAGTAGAACTGCATTTTTTTGCTTACCCAAACCTAGAACCCGCCAAATCTGATTTTATGATTTACCTGCGCGTAGATACCGCCATTGAAAAATTGTACCAGCAAATCCAAACAGCCGGCGTTCTCATACACCCGAATGGTTCGCTGAAACGGAAGCTCTGGCATCAAAAAGAATTTTCTGTTATCGACCCGAACGGCACTTTATTAACTTTTGGACAAGCTGCTGTTTAA
- a CDS encoding alpha/beta fold hydrolase, with protein MSKITVADGTEIFYKDWGTGQPIFFHHGWPLSGDDWDAQMMFFLNQGYRVIAHDRRGHGRSSQTPNGHDMDTYAADVAELTKALDLKNAIHVGHSTGGGEVIRYVAKHGQGRVAKAVLISAVTPIMVQTENNPDGIPLSVFDEIREGTATRRPQYFQDFTMAFYGFNREGAQVSQGIRDNWWRQGMMGAVKAHYDCVKVFSETDFTDDLKSVEIPVLVMHGEDDQIVPFELTGAKAVKLLKNGKLISYPGFPHGMPTTEAATINADLLEFFRS; from the coding sequence ATGAGTAAAATAACCGTAGCCGACGGCACCGAAATTTTTTACAAAGACTGGGGTACCGGTCAACCTATATTTTTCCACCATGGCTGGCCTTTGTCCGGCGACGACTGGGATGCACAAATGATGTTTTTTCTGAATCAGGGCTACCGCGTAATTGCCCACGACCGCCGCGGACACGGCCGCTCCTCCCAAACGCCTAATGGCCACGACATGGATACCTATGCCGCCGACGTAGCCGAACTTACCAAAGCCCTGGATTTAAAAAATGCCATTCACGTGGGCCACTCCACGGGTGGCGGCGAGGTTATCCGCTACGTAGCCAAACATGGCCAAGGCCGGGTAGCCAAAGCCGTATTGATTAGTGCTGTTACGCCCATCATGGTGCAAACCGAAAATAATCCGGATGGTATTCCGCTTTCGGTTTTTGATGAGATTCGGGAAGGCACCGCAACCCGGCGGCCACAGTATTTTCAGGATTTTACCATGGCTTTTTACGGATTTAACCGCGAAGGAGCCCAAGTATCGCAGGGCATCCGGGACAACTGGTGGCGCCAGGGCATGATGGGTGCCGTAAAAGCCCACTACGATTGCGTAAAAGTATTCTCGGAAACTGATTTTACCGATGATTTAAAAAGCGTGGAAATTCCGGTATTGGTAATGCACGGCGAAGACGACCAGATAGTACCGTTTGAACTGACCGGCGCAAAAGCCGTGAAGTTGCTTAAAAATGGCAAGCTTATCTCATACCCCGGTTTTCCGCACGGCATGCCCACCACCGAAGCCGCTACCATCAACGCCGATTTGCTGGAATTTTTCCGGTCGTAG
- a CDS encoding AAA family ATPase, which translates to MEEARNQTIYFITGASGVGKTTLVHLLREKYHNQPWSFFHFDSGGVPSLAQMEKEYGSPAAWQKAKTLEWIHLLVQDGVSTKIFMEGQTNPQFIQEGFAQQNFKNFKIILLDCPAPEVKQRLTIRRNQPELFTPHLVNWLNYLRAQAREQQIPIIETQHLTPPQLLAAFEKVIAL; encoded by the coding sequence ATGGAAGAAGCCCGGAACCAAACCATTTACTTTATAACCGGTGCTTCGGGGGTGGGCAAAACCACGTTGGTGCACCTGCTCCGGGAGAAATACCATAACCAGCCGTGGTCGTTTTTTCATTTCGATTCCGGGGGTGTTCCGTCGCTGGCGCAAATGGAAAAAGAATACGGCTCGCCCGCGGCCTGGCAAAAAGCCAAAACCCTGGAGTGGATTCATTTACTGGTGCAGGATGGTGTTAGCACCAAAATCTTTATGGAAGGCCAAACCAATCCGCAGTTTATTCAGGAAGGATTTGCCCAACAAAATTTTAAAAATTTTAAAATTATTCTCCTGGACTGCCCCGCCCCAGAAGTAAAACAAAGGCTTACTATCCGGAGAAACCAACCCGAACTTTTTACCCCACACCTGGTAAACTGGCTTAACTACCTCCGTGCGCAGGCCCGCGAACAGCAAATCCCCATTATCGAAACCCAGCACCTGACGCCCCCACAACTCCTGGCTGCTTTCGAAAAAGTAATAGCGCTGTAA
- a CDS encoding DUF4256 domain-containing protein, giving the protein MINLNPDAKELSLEQQEELLQTLQVRFEKNKNRHPAIAWAEVQARIENKPEKLWSLYAMEETGGEPDVVGYDAEGQEYLFYDCSPESPKGRRSLCYDLASWESRKQFKPENNAMNMAAELGIELLTEEQYRELQQLGHFDTKTSSWIKTPAAIRKLGGALFCDRRYNQVFVYHNGAESYYAARGFRGSLRV; this is encoded by the coding sequence ATGATTAACCTAAACCCTGATGCTAAAGAGTTGTCGCTGGAACAACAGGAAGAACTGCTGCAAACTTTACAAGTGCGCTTTGAAAAAAACAAAAACCGCCATCCCGCTATAGCTTGGGCAGAGGTACAAGCCCGAATTGAAAATAAACCCGAAAAATTGTGGTCGCTGTACGCTATGGAAGAAACCGGCGGTGAACCGGACGTGGTGGGTTATGATGCCGAAGGACAAGAATATCTGTTTTACGATTGTTCCCCCGAAAGTCCCAAAGGCCGCCGCAGTTTGTGTTACGATTTAGCCAGTTGGGAATCCAGGAAGCAATTTAAACCCGAGAACAATGCTATGAATATGGCTGCTGAACTGGGCATTGAACTATTAACCGAAGAACAATACCGCGAATTACAGCAACTAGGCCATTTCGATACCAAAACCTCGAGTTGGATAAAAACCCCGGCTGCCATCCGAAAGTTAGGCGGTGCCTTGTTTTGTGATCGCCGGTACAACCAGGTTTTTGTATACCACAACGGCGCCGAATCGTATTACGCCGCTCGTGGCTTCCGGGGCTCTTTAAGAGTTTAA
- a CDS encoding DUF1593 domain-containing protein, with the protein MNKICLLFLLFYGITSFGQAQNTGSRPRVFVFTDVNNEPDDEESLVRFLVYSNEYDIEGLVAHTSCWLKKGIREDLIRKQVAAYGLVRPNLAKHASGFPTQQALEAVISSGQPEYGMAATGKGKSTPGSRLLIKAAQKQDNRPLWVLLWGGANTLAQALQDAREELSAAELNQLIAKLRVYSISDQDDAGAWLRQEFPALFYIADPSKQDHLSYYASTWNGISGDQENNTGVNYFFNLVDNSWLEQNISKNHGPLGALYPPLTVIMEGDTPSFLGLINNGLGWAESPAFGGWGGRYHLYQPHGETRPLWTSNLLSRDTFEYEPGKKFTSNGTTIWRWRDHFQYDFAARMDWCVADSYKKANHNPNLVVNNDQTKKVLYINASGRKKITLSAAGTKDPDGQPVNLKWWIYPEAGTVQNATLTITQGETTEVDLSGVKGSGTVHVILQGNDNGSPNLYAYRRVVITL; encoded by the coding sequence ATGAATAAAATCTGCTTACTGTTTTTGCTTTTTTACGGAATTACGTCGTTTGGTCAGGCCCAAAATACCGGTTCCCGGCCCCGGGTTTTTGTTTTTACGGATGTAAATAACGAACCCGACGATGAAGAATCTCTGGTCCGGTTTTTAGTTTACAGTAACGAGTATGATATAGAAGGACTAGTGGCTCATACTTCTTGTTGGCTGAAAAAAGGAATTCGGGAAGACTTAATCCGGAAACAAGTGGCGGCTTACGGCTTGGTGCGCCCCAACTTAGCGAAACATGCCAGCGGCTTCCCCACCCAACAAGCTCTGGAAGCGGTAATCTCGTCGGGGCAGCCGGAATACGGGATGGCCGCTACGGGCAAAGGAAAATCTACGCCTGGTTCGCGGTTGTTAATAAAAGCGGCTCAAAAACAAGATAACCGGCCTTTATGGGTGCTGCTGTGGGGCGGGGCCAACACCTTAGCCCAAGCTTTACAAGATGCCCGCGAAGAACTATCGGCGGCCGAGCTAAACCAACTCATCGCCAAATTAAGAGTGTATTCCATCTCGGACCAAGACGATGCCGGGGCCTGGCTTCGCCAAGAATTTCCCGCTTTATTTTACATCGCCGATCCATCTAAACAAGATCATTTAAGCTATTATGCATCTACCTGGAACGGTATTTCCGGAGACCAGGAAAATAATACCGGCGTTAATTACTTTTTTAATTTAGTAGACAATTCCTGGTTAGAACAAAATATCAGTAAAAATCATGGTCCGCTCGGAGCGCTTTACCCGCCTTTAACGGTTATTATGGAAGGCGATACGCCGTCTTTTCTGGGGTTAATCAACAATGGTTTAGGTTGGGCCGAAAGTCCGGCTTTTGGAGGTTGGGGCGGTCGTTACCATTTGTATCAGCCCCACGGCGAAACCCGGCCTTTATGGACCAGCAATTTACTGAGTCGCGACACTTTTGAATACGAACCCGGCAAAAAGTTCACTTCAAACGGTACCACCATCTGGCGCTGGCGCGATCATTTTCAATATGATTTTGCTGCCCGCATGGACTGGTGCGTAGCCGATAGTTACAAAAAAGCCAATCATAACCCCAACTTGGTAGTAAATAACGACCAGACTAAAAAAGTGCTTTATATAAATGCCAGCGGCCGTAAAAAAATAACCTTATCGGCGGCGGGCACCAAAGACCCCGACGGTCAGCCAGTAAACCTGAAATGGTGGATTTATCCGGAAGCCGGAACCGTACAAAACGCCACTTTAACAATCACCCAGGGCGAAACTACCGAGGTAGATTTATCCGGGGTAAAAGGCTCCGGAACCGTGCACGTTATCTTACAAGGCAACGATAATGGCAGCCCTAATTTATACGCCTATCGTCGGGTCGTAATTACATTATAA
- a CDS encoding GNAT family N-acetyltransferase, translating into MAPYQFRQANPTDLPLIWEILQQAIMRRKADGSNQWQDGYPNPAVIQKDIEQGHGFVLIEKDTVVGYSAVIINHEPAYAAIEGKWLTNADFVVVHRVAIAVTHLGKGLAQKILEYVADFTRQNHIYSIKADTNFDNPAMIKVFEKLGYSYCGEVYFRGSPRKAYEKVLTYK; encoded by the coding sequence ATGGCACCCTATCAATTCCGCCAAGCCAACCCAACGGATTTGCCGCTAATCTGGGAAATTCTGCAACAAGCCATTATGCGCCGGAAAGCAGATGGCAGCAACCAATGGCAAGACGGCTACCCCAACCCGGCAGTTATTCAAAAAGACATTGAACAAGGCCATGGGTTTGTTTTAATCGAAAAAGATACTGTTGTTGGTTACAGCGCAGTAATAATTAACCACGAACCCGCCTATGCGGCCATCGAAGGTAAATGGCTGACAAATGCTGATTTTGTGGTGGTGCACCGGGTGGCCATCGCCGTGACGCATCTGGGTAAAGGCTTAGCTCAAAAAATATTGGAGTATGTAGCAGATTTTACCCGCCAAAACCACATCTATAGCATTAAAGCCGACACTAATTTTGACAATCCGGCCATGATAAAAGTTTTTGAAAAACTGGGCTATTCTTACTGCGGCGAAGTCTATTTCCGGGGTAGCCCCCGCAAAGCTTACGAAAAGGTTTTAACTTATAAATAA
- a CDS encoding DMT family transporter produces the protein MNWIILIIAGLFEVAFASCLGKAKETTGTEMYAWYGGFLVSLTASMLLLMKATQTLPIGTAYAVWTGIGAVGTAIIGILVFKEPAHFWRIFFLITLIGSIIGLKSVSH, from the coding sequence ATGAACTGGATTATCTTAATTATTGCGGGCTTGTTTGAAGTTGCTTTTGCGTCTTGTTTAGGCAAAGCCAAAGAAACTACCGGCACCGAAATGTATGCGTGGTACGGCGGCTTTTTAGTTTCGCTTACCGCCAGCATGTTATTGCTCATGAAAGCCACCCAAACCTTACCCATCGGAACTGCTTACGCCGTCTGGACCGGCATTGGCGCCGTTGGTACGGCCATTATCGGTATTTTGGTTTTTAAAGAACCCGCGCATTTCTGGCGAATTTTCTTTTTAATTACTTTAATCGGCTCTATTATCGGCTTAAAGTCAGTTTCGCATTAA
- a CDS encoding SRPBCC family protein has product MKNHDVFDLTATIEIAKNPEIVFKYLADYTNDCKWRQEINRVEINIGTVAPGSLIIEDSFLSRRVPHYISKLQCQEFWENHRIVSETIQENLFWAKNTRVVEPLPNKAIKVTYQLQFDQSIVKHGLGFQLPKILVKFYTLVTMKKYLRVLRKNLEI; this is encoded by the coding sequence ATGAAAAACCACGATGTATTTGATTTAACCGCCACCATAGAAATTGCTAAAAACCCGGAAATAGTTTTTAAGTACCTGGCTGATTACACCAACGACTGTAAATGGCGTCAGGAAATTAACCGGGTAGAAATCAACATCGGTACGGTAGCCCCAGGAAGTTTAATTATCGAAGATTCTTTTTTGTCGCGGCGGGTGCCGCATTATATTTCTAAATTACAGTGTCAGGAATTTTGGGAAAACCACCGGATAGTAAGCGAAACCATTCAAGAAAACCTTTTCTGGGCCAAAAACACCCGGGTAGTAGAGCCACTTCCGAATAAGGCCATCAAAGTAACGTACCAACTGCAATTCGACCAAAGCATCGTAAAACATGGCCTGGGTTTTCAGTTGCCTAAAATCCTGGTAAAATTTTACACGCTGGTTACCATGAAAAAGTACTTACGCGTGCTCCGCAAAAACTTAGAAATTTAA
- a CDS encoding trimeric intracellular cation channel family protein, which yields MDINFTTIIEVLGTFAFAISGIRFASGKQIDWFGAYIIGLVTAIGGGTARDLLLDITPFWMQDGKYFVTTGFALLATLLFKNQVFKWSSTLFLFDSVGLGLFTIVGISKSLDADLPFWVCIIMGTITGTLGGVVRDILLNEVPLLFRKDIYALGCIAGGVVYFICYSFKLPVGLTELMAAVTIIVIRVIALKFHIHLPVLGSISPKAEKAEDKDR from the coding sequence TTGGATATAAATTTTACAACTATTATTGAAGTGTTAGGCACCTTTGCCTTTGCCATTAGCGGCATCCGGTTTGCTTCCGGCAAACAGATTGACTGGTTTGGCGCTTATATTATTGGTTTGGTAACGGCCATTGGCGGGGGCACTGCCCGCGATTTGTTATTAGATATAACCCCTTTTTGGATGCAGGACGGTAAATATTTTGTAACCACCGGCTTTGCCCTACTGGCTACGCTGCTTTTTAAAAATCAGGTATTTAAATGGAGCAGCACCTTATTTTTATTTGATTCCGTTGGGCTTGGCTTATTTACCATCGTGGGCATCAGCAAAAGTCTGGATGCCGATTTACCTTTTTGGGTTTGTATTATTATGGGCACCATTACGGGCACCCTGGGCGGGGTAGTGCGGGATATTTTGTTAAACGAAGTGCCCCTGCTTTTCCGGAAAGACATTTACGCCCTGGGCTGCATTGCCGGTGGCGTTGTTTATTTTATCTGTTACAGCTTTAAACTTCCGGTTGGTTTAACCGAATTAATGGCCGCGGTAACCATAATTGTAATCCGGGTAATTGCGCTTAAATTCCATATCCATTTACCGGTTTTAGGTTCTATTTCGCCCAAAGCAGAAAAAGCAGAAGATAAAGATAGGTAA
- a CDS encoding putative quinol monooxygenase: MKRLIGVLFLLFSAVQAFAQQKEMLIRIAEVEIAADYLNAYKKILQEEAEATVRLEPGVITIFPMYQKENLNHIRILEIYANQEAYAAHLKTPHFLKYKTSTQKMVKSLKLVDMQALDADLMNKIFLKLKL; this comes from the coding sequence ATGAAGCGTTTAATTGGTGTTTTGTTTCTGCTGTTTTCTGCTGTCCAGGCCTTTGCCCAGCAAAAAGAAATGCTCATCCGCATAGCCGAGGTAGAGATTGCGGCCGATTACCTGAATGCGTATAAAAAAATCTTGCAGGAAGAAGCGGAAGCCACGGTGCGTTTAGAACCAGGCGTAATTACTATTTTTCCGATGTACCAGAAAGAAAACCTAAACCACATTAGAATCTTAGAAATTTACGCCAACCAAGAAGCGTATGCGGCTCATTTAAAAACCCCGCATTTCCTGAAATATAAAACCTCCACTCAAAAAATGGTAAAATCGCTGAAACTAGTAGATATGCAAGCCTTGGATGCTGACCTAATGAATAAAATATTTTTAAAACTAAAACTATAA
- a CDS encoding acyltransferase family protein, with the protein MAVHFDAKLMNDVKPSASLVKTKQHFDILDGLRGVAALAVVIFHFMEWVFTDINQNIIGHGFLAVDFFFCLSGFVIGYAYDDRLGKLGMWAFFKARLIRLHPLVVLGSVLGLVALLFDPFAAPITYDFGRLALLFACSVFLIPFPVMPDRAFNLFGLNAPSWSLFYEYVANIFYAIILHRFSRRALGGLTMLAAVALCVVSYQAGNLLGGWSKDTFLDGGARVAYSFLAGLFLFRSNWIIKNRLGFGGLAILLLLAFLMPGSKYNWLTEALVVIFYFPLLVALGAGSTLSGQWKKVCQFSGNISYPLYMTHYAFLWVYGNYFTTKKPPLSDLPYIIVPAVIVLVIFAYVVMKFYDIPVRRYLSKKWR; encoded by the coding sequence GTGGCAGTTCACTTTGATGCAAAATTAATGAACGACGTAAAACCAAGCGCAAGCCTTGTAAAAACAAAACAGCATTTTGATATTCTGGATGGATTAAGAGGGGTTGCCGCTCTGGCAGTGGTTATTTTCCATTTTATGGAATGGGTTTTTACGGATATCAACCAAAACATTATTGGTCATGGTTTTTTAGCCGTCGATTTTTTCTTTTGCTTGTCGGGTTTTGTAATTGGTTACGCATACGACGACCGTTTGGGCAAACTGGGGATGTGGGCTTTTTTTAAGGCCAGGCTAATCCGGTTGCACCCATTAGTGGTGCTGGGTTCTGTTTTGGGGTTAGTGGCGTTGCTGTTCGATCCTTTTGCCGCTCCCATTACTTACGACTTTGGCCGATTAGCTTTGCTGTTTGCCTGCTCCGTTTTTTTGATTCCTTTTCCGGTAATGCCCGACCGCGCTTTTAACCTTTTTGGATTGAATGCGCCTTCCTGGTCGTTGTTTTACGAATACGTAGCCAACATTTTTTACGCCATTATTCTGCATCGCTTCAGCCGTAGGGCTTTGGGTGGGTTAACCATGCTGGCGGCGGTGGCACTTTGTGTGGTGAGTTACCAGGCCGGCAATTTGCTGGGTGGCTGGTCGAAAGATACTTTCCTGGACGGTGGTGCCCGGGTGGCTTATTCTTTTTTAGCGGGTTTGTTTTTGTTCCGCTCCAATTGGATTATTAAAAACCGGCTGGGTTTCGGGGGATTGGCAATTTTGTTGTTATTAGCCTTTCTGATGCCTGGTTCTAAGTACAACTGGCTGACGGAAGCTTTGGTAGTAATTTTTTATTTCCCCTTACTGGTGGCGCTGGGAGCCGGCTCCACCTTATCGGGGCAATGGAAAAAAGTTTGCCAGTTTTCCGGTAATATATCTTACCCACTTTACATGACGCATTACGCCTTTCTCTGGGTTTATGGCAACTACTTTACCACCAAAAAGCCGCCGCTCAGCGATTTACCGTACATTATTGTACCGGCTGTTATTGTGCTGGTAATTTTTGCCTATGTAGTAATGAAGTTTTACGACATTCCAGTAAGGCGCTACCTATCTAAAAAATGGCGCTAA
- a CDS encoding RidA family protein produces MEKQTFDPWAWGKNTNSVQAVEVKNVSATLYCSGQVALAANGTPSNADMRSQLLQTIANLEQLIHESGFACKNIVRLNVFTTSTQEFFTTCMDIYVPFLQRHQIQQATTLLEVKGLFANLTVELEATVVK; encoded by the coding sequence ATGGAAAAACAAACATTCGACCCTTGGGCCTGGGGTAAAAACACTAATTCGGTACAGGCAGTGGAAGTAAAGAACGTAAGCGCCACCCTTTACTGTTCGGGGCAAGTAGCCCTGGCCGCAAACGGCACCCCAAGCAACGCCGATATGCGTTCGCAGCTCCTGCAAACCATTGCCAATCTGGAACAACTCATTCATGAATCGGGATTTGCCTGTAAAAATATCGTCCGGCTAAATGTATTTACCACCTCTACCCAGGAGTTTTTTACTACCTGTATGGATATTTACGTACCTTTTCTTCAACGGCACCAAATTCAGCAGGCTACTACTTTACTGGAAGTAAAAGGACTTTTTGCCAACTTAACCGTAGAACTGGAAGCCACCGTAGTAAAGTAA